GTAGATCACGCGGTTAACATTGTCATCGCCGGCCTGCATTTTGGGGCCCAGGATCCCGATGACCTGGAAGCTGAGGCCATCGATGCGGATCCGTTCGCCCAAAGCGTTTCGTCCAGAGAAAAGCTTTTCTTTGGCTTCGGAGCAAATGACGGCGACGCGGGCGTGCTGCATTTCATCTTGTTCGTTGTAGAAGCGGCCCAGCGCCAGCTTGAGCGCGCGCAGGGAAATGACGTTGGGATAGTTGCCGGTCACGTTGAAGGTGAAACTTCTTGTCTCGTATTGGATGTTGGCCTGCTTGTCAGCTTCTGGAGTGATCTGAGCGATTTGGGGAATATTGGTGGTGAGCGTGTCCACGTCCTCAAGAGTAAAGCGTATGGGCACACCGGCCTTCTGGCCGCCAGCCTGCATCGAGGTACGACCAGGAGCCATGATCATCAGCTTGGTGCCGAACTCGGCGAAGATGTTGGCACAGGCTCGGCCAAAGCCGTTACCGTAGGCAAGTAGCAGCACAACCGTGGCGATACCCCATGCCATGCCCAGCATGGTGAGAGTAGTGCGGCGACGGTTGTACTTCATAGCCCTGTAGGCTTCGTGCAGCAAATCACGGAACATCGTCTTGGACCCCGTTTACTCCTGTCTGAGTGCTTCCACCGGCTGCAGCAGGGCGGCCTTGCGCGCGGGATAGAGTCCAGCGGCCACGCCCGCCAGCGTCAAGCTGACAATTGCCAGAATCGCTGACCCGGGAACCAGTCTGGGAGGATCAAAGTTGGCGGGCCCTTGCTGCCGGCCGAGCAACGCCATCACGGCGCTGGCTAGCCCCATACCGATCATTCCACTAAACAGCGTAAGAAGAATGCCTTCCAAGAAAAACTGGATCAGAATGCTTCTGTTGGTAGCCCCCAGGGCTTTGCGCAATCCGATCTCGCGGGTGCGCTCACTGACTGCCACCAGCATAATGTTGATGACGCCGATCGCTCCCAGGGCCAGAGTCACCAGTCCCACCGTGCCCAGGAACAGGTTCATGGCATCAAAAATCCTGCCCATCGCCTCGGCCTGCTCAACGGTATCCAGGTTTTCAAATGCATCTTCATCACGGTAGTCGAAACCGTGATTACGGGCGATGATCTTGCGCACCTCTTCTCGCGCCAGCAAGTGCTCCGCGGGCACACGAGGCTGATAGTTGATCAGCGAGATGGAGTTTTGGTGGTTCTCGCCTTTAAGCGGAAAGTAGGTCGCCATAACTTGGAAGGGAATGTACCCGCGCATGTTGGTTAGGTTCTCGTCACCACGGCCGATACGTTTCACGGTACCGATGACTTCGAACCTGACGTCATTGAGCAGCATAGCGGCCCCAACCGCAGGTCGTCCGGAGAACAGGTTCCGGGTCAATTCGTCACCGAGGACGATGACGTTGCGTCTCTGGGCTTCGTCCAAGTCATTGAGCCAGCGTCCCTGCTTGAGAGGAAGATAGCGGATTTCACCGTACTGCGGCTCCACTCCAAGAATTTGCCCGTTAGCGCTGGCGAATTCGCTAACCGCACGTATGTCATCCCGAGCAAGGACGGGGGAAGCATTGCGGACGTGGGGTGCCTCCTTCCGGATATCCCCGTAGTCCTGGTTGGTAAGCAGATAGCTGCGCGCGGAGTTCATGCTGCCCGCGACTACGGGCGCGC
This window of the Terriglobales bacterium genome carries:
- a CDS encoding ABC transporter permease; translated protein: MILDILAQIFRTLWAHKLRSFLTMFGVAWGVGSLLLLVGLGEGFRSGNKRGLAEFGEDIMFIFPGRAPVVAGSMNSARSYLLTNQDYGDIRKEAPHVRNASPVLARDDIRAVSEFASANGQILGVEPQYGEIRYLPLKQGRWLNDLDEAQRRNVIVLGDELTRNLFSGRPAVGAAMLLNDVRFEVIGTVKRIGRGDENLTNMRGYIPFQVMATYFPLKGENHQNSISLINYQPRVPAEHLLAREEVRKIIARNHGFDYRDEDAFENLDTVEQAEAMGRIFDAMNLFLGTVGLVTLALGAIGVINIMLVAVSERTREIGLRKALGATNRSILIQFFLEGILLTLFSGMIGMGLASAVMALLGRQQGPANFDPPRLVPGSAILAIVSLTLAGVAAGLYPARKAALLQPVEALRQE